The Argopecten irradians isolate NY chromosome 4, Ai_NY, whole genome shotgun sequence genome has a window encoding:
- the LOC138322223 gene encoding uncharacterized protein, with product MWATLVDLKDAYFHIPIKKSARKFLRFTCNGKVFQFRAMPFGLTTAPLVFTKLLQVVVGFLHSRGIDVHIYFDDSLMLHLVRESLVQNTRLVLKLLLKVGFIPSREKSEVSPSRDFVFLGNRFNTVQGIALPPLEKFEKARDLALTFITWSHVQVRWFLSFLGYLNSLADVVPLGRLHIRPLQMFLLANWVPASREWEAWLPLNQSVKEFARWWTLKDNVLQGVPLSKPAPTMTLFTDASMTGWGAYLDGHCRSGEWSGDQLSEHINVLEMRAVLLALQAFRKILHSKVVECSGGYSLQAPPAGSDRMATKSLDLRGHLSGVGQASYRPFRHFPEQSAANLCLSGARPIGLGCGRAISGLGGDAGLCIPSIQPGGQGSTEVSDASLLPPSDSAPVAETTMVSGAIVVSGGCSSGSSTQIQSPAPASVTDDAFTSRDPPPSRVEAISGGLAQAGFSSDVSARIARSIRSSSSAVYQSRWKIFCDWCIGRKIDPIKASVQLIADFLLYLFRERNLASGTIAGYRTAIASVLSFHDRQEVGSSTSLSALIRGFSLDRPRVRQLAPQWNLALVLESLKGAPYEPLGSVSLKFLTFKTVFLLALASGRRRSDIHALSVHSSCLRWARDSSAVTLLTDPAFLAKNQVPGFSPDPIRIPSLTVSVESEENDQLLCPCRALRFYLDKTRGGRGTRSRSRLFLPIKQGQQDISSQSISRWICQVIKIAYELSNDLSRAKCKVRAHEVRALAASLALLNGSSFQDIMSAAFWRGQSTFTDFYLRSLSSHSEGLFSLGPVVAAQSVTVPPP from the exons ATGTGGGCTACTTTAGTAGATCTGAAGGATGCCTACTTCCACATTCCCATCAAGAAGTCGGCACGGAAATTCCTCCGTTTCACTTGCAACGGGAAGGTTTTTCAGTTCCGGGCCATGCCTTTCGGGCTCACGACAGCTCCTTTGGTTTTCACCAAGCTGCTGCAGGTTGTCGTGGGGTTTCTGCACTCCAGGGGAATAGATGttcacatctatttcgacgattccctcatgCTCCACCTAGTGCGGGAATCTTTGGTGcagaacacccgtctggtcctgAAACTTTTGCTCAAAGTCGGCTTCATTCCTTCCAGAGAGAAGTCCGAGGTCTCCCCTTCTCGAGACTTTGTCTTCCTGGGAAACCGTTTCAACACGGTTCAGGGCATTGCCCTTCCACCTTTGGAGAAgttcgagaaggccagagatcTTGCTCTGACCTTCATCACTTGGTCACACGTCCAGGTGCGTtggtttctcagttttctgGGTTATCTCAACTCCCTGGCAGATGTAGTCCCCCTTGGGAGACTTCACATCAGACCTCTCCAGATGTTTCTCCTCGCGAACTGGGTTCCTGCCAGCAGGGAATGGGAGGCTTGGCTTCCTCTCAACCAGTCCGTGAAGGAGTTTGCACGGTGGTGGACTCTCAAAGACAATGTTCTACAGGGGGTTCCGTTGTCCAAGCCAGCtcccaccatgaccttgttcacggaCGCGTCCATGACAGGTTGGGGGGCTTACCTCGATGGCCATTGCCGGTCGGGGGAATGGTCTGGGGATCAGCTCTCCGAGCACATCAATGTGCTGGAGATGAGGGCTGTTCTGTTGGCTTTGCAGGCTTTTCgaaagattctgcattccaaggtg gttgaatgttctggcggatactctcTCCAGGCGCCGCCAGCCGGTTCTGACAGAATGGCAACTAAATCcctcgatcttcgagggcatttgtcaGGTGTGGGACAGgcctcatatagaccttttcgccaCTTCCCTGAACAATCAGCTGCCAACCTTTGTctctccggtgccagaccaattggcttgggctgtggacgcGCTATCTCTGGATTGGGAGGGGATGCAGgcttatgcattccctccattcaacctggtgggcagggttctacagaagtttcggACGCATCATTGCtccctccttctgatagcgcccctgtgGCCGAGACAACCATGGTTTCCGGAGCtattgtcgtttctggtggatgTTCCTCTGGTTCTTCCACTCAGATCCAATCTCCTGCGCCAGCCTCGGTCACAGACGATGCATTCACGTCCCGAGATCCTCCACCTTCACGCGTggaagctatctcaggaggcctcgctcagGCAGGCTTTTCTTCGGACGTGTCAGcccgcatcgcccgatcaattaggtcttcctcttctgccgtctaccagtcacgctggaagatcttctgtgattggtgtatcggCAGGAAGATTGATCCGATCAAGGCTTCTGTCCAGCTGATTGCAGATTTCCTTCTCTATTTATTTAGGGAACGGAATCTCGCCTCTGGTACTATTGCGGGATACCGCACGgctattgccagtgtactgTCTTTTCATGATAGGCAAGAGGTAGGTTCTTCCACCTCATTGTCTGCTTTGATTAGGGGcttcagtctggacaggcctagggtacggcagttagctccacagtggaacctagcTCTTGTGTTAGAGTCACTGAAGGGGGCTCCTTATGAGCCTTTGGGGTCTGTCTCcctaaagtttttaacttttaagactgtcttcCTGCTTGCCCTTGCCTCAGGCCGTAGGAGGAGTGATATCCATGCTTTGTCTGTTCACTCTTCGTGCCTTCGTTGGGCCAGAGATAGCTCTGCcgttacccttctcactgatcctgcctttttggcAAAGAATCAGGTTCCTGGTTTTTCGCCCGATCCCATTAGGATTCCTTCCTTGACAGTCTCTGTTGAGTCTGAGGAGAATGATCAGTTGCTGTGCCCCTGTCGAGCACTTAGGTTTTACCTTGATAAAACTAGGGGGGGGCGAGGTACTCGATCTCGATCTCGTCTATTCTTGCCCattaaacagggtcagcaggatatctcctCCCAATCCATTtccagatggatatgtcaggtgatcaagattgcttatgagctTTCTAATGATCTATCTCGGGCGAAATGTaaggtgagggctcatgaggttagagcccttgcagcttctttggctctcctaAATGGGTCCTcattccaggacatcatgtctgctgccttttggcgtggtcagtctactttcactgACTTTTACCTCCGGTCCCTGTCCTCTCATTCTGAGGGACTGTTTTCCTTGGGTCCAGTTGTGGCGgctcagtctgtgactgttcctccgccctag